One genomic segment of Komagataella phaffii GS115 chromosome 4, complete sequence includes these proteins:
- a CDS encoding Nucleolar protein, forms a complex with Noc4p, with product MAGSQLKKLKATLKEAGLTGQTNVKQKGKRHSRKTPSDTRRDDRAQVISRIREQFNPFEVRKGKTKFEVSNGRSVGVAKPSVSKQVGEQQRRAAYDVTKSRRNKVGGVIDRRFGENDKNMTPEEKMLERFTRERQSQTSKNSLYNLEDDDGSDNDGITLTHYGKSLSLGDNNEDNEDGDGDGFTIVTEKRQLDEETVDQPSRKRTKAEVMQEVIAKSKFYKQQRKLQHEKDSERIMDLDDEFEDILGELKSMQNENTNDSKAPIEDETKYDETLRALNLDRRAVPADRTKTEEEIVKEREEKMQKLEQDRQLRMQGMDVEKTGEGDELDDTFWAGSDEEVEELGDFVDGEKNVPPEEYFEESSSEGTTEKIQSTPSESVTITIGNKKVVSQNSSKKTHFACPETHEQFLHILIPYKVEEHLDVIKRILNLYQPRLAEGNKEKLGVFSTVILGHFLYLADLEEPVPQSVIEGLMVVLREMASKYNEPLTQAFRSELKKLGEKLDSDNVTVKLSDLLLFTVIGYVYSTSDMYHLVVNPTVILITEVLETLDISNIQHLLIGTYLADLLYQFQSLSKRIIPEVNRFLERSIISLCPEPEKLDYTQLYTATSHIKPSGLNLQSNSKLASQEFQLTHFHEASVDDTPALLEKLLQIVDKFTLIWKEKSSFVEISVPFITLSKHSVKYYASDKLVVDLLGKLNQLYKVNIKEHRPLKLQAHRAISIMTNTPKFEENFNPDKKSYDPNRDRQELNKLRSQFKKERKLTLKELRKDTRFTAREQIKEKKKQQEEYHARMAYIYNSISTEEGADKNQYDREKKMRKKGK from the coding sequence ATGGCAGGGTCACAGCTCAAGAAGCTTAAAGCGACCTTGAAAGAGGCCGGTTTAACTGGCCAGACCAATGTTAAACAAAAAGGTAAACGCCACTCTAGGAAGACGCCGTCCGATACCAGACGAGATGATAGAGCACAGGTTATTAGTAGAATCAGGGAACAGTTCAACCCATTTGAGGTTAGAAAGGGGAAAACAAAATTTGAGGTTTCCAACGGACGAAGCGTTGGTGTAGCTAAACCAAGCGTCTCCAAACAGGTTGGTGAGCAACAGAGGCGAGCTGCATACGATGTGACAAAATCCAGAAGGAATAAAGTGGGAGGTGTGATTGATCGTCGTTTCGGTGAAAACGACAAGAACATGACACCAGAAGAGAAGATGCTGGAAAGATTCACCAGAGAGAGACAATCTCAGACTAGCAAGAACTCGTTGTAcaatttggaagatgacGATGGGTCCGATAATGACGGAATTACTCTTACTCATTATGGTAAAAGTCTTTCACTTGGAGACAacaatgaagataatgaagatgGCGACGGCGATGGATTCACTATTGTTACTGAGAAAAGACAGTTAGATGAGGAAACAGTTGATCAACCTTCTAGAAAAAGAACCAAAGCTGAGGTTATGCAGGAAGTTATAGCCAAATCCAAGTTCTACAAACAACAAAGAAAGCTACAACATGAAAAAGACTCTGAGAGGATCATGGATCTAGATGACGAATTTGAAGACATTCTAGGTGAATTGAAATCAATGCAGAATGAGAATACCAATGACTCGAAGGCTCCTATTGAGGATGAGACCAAGTATGATGAGACTTTACGTGCATTGAATTTGGATAGAAGAGCTGTTCCAGCTGATAGAACCAAGACTGAGGAAGAGATTGttaaagaaagagaagaaaagatgcAGAAGTTGGAGCAAGACAGACAACTTCGTATGCAAGGAATGGATGTCGAAAAAACCGGTGAAGGGGATGAACTGGATGACACTTTTTGGGCCGgttctgatgaagaggtGGAGGAACTGGGAGATTTTGTAGACGGTGAAAAAAATGTTCCACCTGAAgaatactttgaagaaagctCCTCAGAAGGGACCACAGAGAAAATCCAATCGACCCCCTCTGAATCCGTAACTATAACCATTGGTAACAAGAAGGTAGTTTCACAAAATTCTTCGAAAAAGACTCATTTTGCATGCCCCGAAACACATGAACAATTTTTGCACATTTTGATCCCATACAAGGTCGAAGAGCACTTGGATGTGATAAAGAGAATTTTAAATCTTTACCAACCAAGACTAGCAgaaggaaacaaagaaaaattagGAGTTTTCTCAACGGTAATCTTAGGCCACTTTCTCTACCTTGCCGATTTGGAAGAGCCAGTCCCTCAATCGGTTATTGAAGGCTTGATGGTAGTTTTACGTGAAATGGCTTCGAAATATAACGAACCTTTGACCCAAGCATTTCGCTCtgaattgaagaaattgggGGAAAAATTGGACTCTGATAATGTGACTGTCAAATTGTCTGACTTGTTATTATTCACTGTGATTGGATATGTTTATTCTACTTCGGACATGTACCATCTTGTGGTAAATCCAACTGTCATCTTAATCACAGAAGTATTAGAAACTCTAGACATTTCAAACATCCAGCATCTGCTTATTGGTACTTACTTGGCGGATCTTTTGTATCAGTTTCAAAGCTTGTCAAAGAGAATTATACCTGAGGTTAACCGATTTTTGGAGAGAAGCATCATATCTCTCTGTCCAGAGCCGGAAAAACTGGACTACACACAATTGTATACTGCAACTTCTCATATCAAACCTTCTGGTTTAAATTTGCAGTCTAACTCCAAGTTGGCCAGTCAAGAATTCCAACTTACTCATTTCCATGAAGCTTCAGTAGATGACACTCCAGCTCTGCTTGAGAAACTGTTACAAATTGTTGACAAATTTACCCTCatctggaaagaaaagagttCTTTTGTGGAAATTTCGGTGCCATTTATCACGCTATCTAAGCACTCGGTTAAATACTATGCTTCAGATAAGCTTGTAGTTGATTTATTAGGAAAGCTAAATCAACTTTACAAGGTCAATATAAAGGAGCATCGTCCTTTGAAATTACAAGCACACAGAGCAATTTCCATTATGACTAACACTCCTAAATTCGAAGAGAACTTCAACCCAGACAAGAAATCGTACGATCCAAACAGAGATAGACAGGAACTGAACAAGCTGCGTTCTcaattcaagaaggagCGCAAGCTGACATTGAAGGAGCTCAGAAAGGACACCCGATTTACTGCTAGGGAAcaaatcaaagagaaaaagaagcaacAAGAAGAGTACCATGCAAGAATGGCCTACATCTACAACTCCATTTCCACAGAAGAAGGTGCAGACAAAAACCAGTACGACAGAGAAAAGAAGATGCGCAAGAAGGGCAAATAG
- a CDS encoding Low-affinity zinc transporter of the plasma membrane gives MLFPRETTCSTESDFNGEHMGARISSVFVILVTSMFGAFFPILSSRYSFIRLPDWCFFIAKFFGSGVIIATAFIHLLQPANEALSDECLGEGFEDYPYAFAIALVSIFVMCFGELMTFRFMDHKLEVAEEKQINADKISKLENEEDDEVGTGLDLNTQPAPEPQQMNPENTLENHFAHQNEHQDIENVGTLVDNNLESYKSQFISVLVLEFGIIFHSVFVGLTLATSGDEFTTLYPVIVFHQMFEGLGLGTRIAATPWPHNRRLTPWFFALAYGLTTPIAIAIGLGVRHSYAAGSSTALITNGCFDAVSAGILIYTGLVELMAHEFIFSTQFNGKGGLKRLLWAYAIMCLGTGLMALLGKWA, from the coding sequence ATGTTATTCCCTAGAGAAACCACATGCTCAACTGAGAGTGATTTTAATGGTGAACACATGGGTGCCAGAATTTCATCAGTGTTTGTGATTCTGGTTACCTCCATGTTTGGTGCCTTTTTCCCCATCCTGTCATCAAGATACTCGTTCATAAGGTTGCCAGACTGGTGCTTTTTCATAGCAAAGTTCTTTGGCTCTGGTGTTATTATCGCAACTGCCTTTATTCATTTGCTCCAACCTGCAAATGAAGCTCTTTCAGATGAATGTTTGGGTGAGGGATTCGAAGACTACCCATACGCTTTCGCCATTGCATTGGTATCCATTTTTGTGATGTGTTTTGGTGAATTGATGACATTTAGATTCATGGACCATAAGTTAGAAGttgctgaagaaaaacAGATAAATGCGGACAAGATCTCAAAgcttgaaaatgaagaggatgatgaagtTGGAACGGGTCTTGACTTGAATACACAACCAGCTCCTGAACCCCAACAAATGAACCCAGAAAACACTCTAGAGAACCACTTTGCTCATCAGAATGAACACCAAGATATTGAGAATGTTGGAACATTAGTAGACAATAACTTGGAAAGCTACAAGAGCCAGTTCATTTCCGTTCTCGTTCTGGAATTTGGTATCATCTTCCATTCTGTGTTCGTCGGTTTAACTTTGGCTACATCAGGTGATGAGTTTACCACGTTGTATCCAGTGATAGTATTCCATCAGATGTTTGAAGGTCTGGGTTTGGGAACTAGAATCGCCGCAACTCCATGGCCACATAACCGCAGGCTCACTCCATGGTTCTTTGCTCTTGCCTATGGTCTTACTACCCCGATTGCAATTGCCATCGGACTTGGTGTTCGTCACTCTTATGCTGCAGGTTCGAGTACTGCTCTTATCACCAACGGATGCTTTGATGCTGTGTCTGCTGGTATTCTGATATACACGGGTTTGGTTGAACTCATGGCGCATGAGTTTATTTTCAGTACCCAATTCAATGGTAAGGGAGGACTGAAACGTCTTTTGTGGGCATATGCTATCATGTGTCTTGGTACTGGGTTGATGGCTCTACTTGGAAAATGGGCCTAA
- a CDS encoding Mitochondrial beta-keto-acyl synthase with possible role in fatty acid synthesis: MTSRRVVVTGLGLVTPLGVGVRQNWSKLIAGSSGLVSTDDVPNPAEYKDLPSRVVGKVPIGSESEGKWDAEAFASRWSNIRRLSPFIQYALKGAEEALQDAQWQCFTETDFEDTGVCIGSGIGGLQDMYDNAVGFHSKGHRKMQPLFIPRMLANMAAGNISIQYGFKGPNHSVSTACATGNHAIGDASRFIKDGYCDVMVAGGTDASITPFALSAFGRAKSLSTAFNDDPTKASRPFDGGRGGFVMGEGAGILVLEELQHALDRNAKIYCEIAGYGLTGDAHHITSPPEDGNGALRAMRFAITQAGLVPNDIGYINAHATSTLLGDRAENSAINALFQKSNPQLAVSSTKGAIGHLLGAAGAVESIFTVLALSENILPPTLNCESPGGAESDSKSEFIFNYVQNQSQILNKENKLKAAINNSFGFGGTNASLLFKIYE; the protein is encoded by the coding sequence ATGACTAGCAGGCGTGTGGTAGTCACTGGTTTAGGATTAGTGACTCCTCTTGGTGTTGGAGTTCGTCAAAACTGGTCCAAGCTAATTGCAGGTTCTAGTGGACTGGTGTCAACAGATGACGTTCCTAATCCAGCCGAATACAAAGATTTGCCAAGTAGGGTGGTTGGAAAAGTTCCGATCGGTTCAGAGAGTGAAGGAAAGTGGGATGCTGAAGCATTTGCATCTAGATGGAGCAATATACGTCGGTTATCACCTTTTATACAATACGCTCTAAAAGGCGCTGAAGAGGCCCTACAAGACGCTCAATGGCAATGCTTTACTGAgacagattttgaagatactGGTGTTTGCATTGGTTCAGGAATTGGAGGACTACAGGATATGTACGATAATGCAGTGGgctttcattcaaaagGCCATAGAAAGATGCAACCTCTTTTCATTCCCAGAATGCTAGCGAACATGGCTGCTGGTAACATTTCCATTCAATACGGATTTAAAGGGCCAAATCACAGCGTTTCTACAGCCTGTGCCACTGGAAACCATGCAATAGGCGATGCATCAAGGTTTATTAAAGATGGTTATTGTGATGTTATGGTAGCTGGGGGGACTGATGCCTCAATTACTCCATTTGCGTTATCTGCGTTTGGTAGAGCCAAATCCCTTTCCACAGCATTTAATGATGACCCCACAAAAGCATCCAGACCTTTTGATGGAGGAAGAGGTGGCTTTGTCATGGGAGAGGGTGCGGGAATTTTGGTTCTAGAAGAGTTGCAACATGCGCTGGATAGAAATGCTAAGATTTACTGTGAAATAGCAGGTTACGGTCTAACTGGAGACGCTCATCATATAACCTCACCCCCAGAAGACGGAAACGGTGCCCTAAGAGCCATGAGGTTTGCCATTACACAGGCAGGGCTTGTTCCCAATGATATTGGTTATATAAATGCGCATGCAACATCCACCTTATTAGGAGATAGAGCTGAAAATTCGGCCATTAACGCACTGTTTCAGAAGAGTAACCCCCAATTAGCAGTGTCAAGTACCAAAGGTGCCATTGGACATCTTCTAGGGGCAGCAGGAGCTGTAGAGTCCATTTTCACTGTCTTGGCCCTATCAGAAAACATTCTACCGCCCACATTGAATTGTGAATCACCAGGAGGTGCAGAGTCAGACTCCAAATCCGagttcattttcaactacGTCCAGAATCAAAGTCAAATACTAAACAAGGAGAACAAGTTGAAGGCAGCAATCAATAATAGTTTTGGATTCGGGGGTACTAATGCTTCATTATTATTCAAGATCTATGAATGA
- a CDS encoding Purine-cytosine permease — protein sequence MSAYKTDIEKADAGSSDKNSTYQVKTEDFQVDESVAEVSKGKFAWYENFTLMMKAETRGIEIVPEEEKTRTSLWEAASMWFSANLVIGTFALGAISQTVFALDFWSSVLCIIFFNMLGVFPVAFFSVFGVKFGLRQMILTRFLSGDLAMRLFAAINCICCVGWGAVNIMAAAQLLHIVNNKTLPPWAACLIFVVLTILVTFFGYDVIHAYEKWSWIPNMFVFIVIIARMSISGNFTFGTMAGGPTVAGNVLSFGGAIFGYASGWATFAADYTVYMRTDTPPLKIFAWVYFGLFTPLCFTMMLGTACATGIFSDESWATLYYDNGVGGLVYAVLVENSLHGFGQFCCVLLALSTVANNIPNMYSIGLSAQAVTSKARRVPRIVWTLCGNSVTLAISIPAYYHFERFMSNFMNIIGYNLAIYDTVCLSEHFIWKRGFSSKYDVMLEQWHDKTAAPPGYAGLIGFGCGAAGVVLGMNQVWYSGAIGRLIGDFGGDVGFELGAGFSFLGFNTARYFELKYCGR from the coding sequence ATGTCTGCTTACAAAACTGATATCGAAAAGGCCGACGCTGGGTCGTCTGACAAGAACTCGACATACCAGGTCAAGACAGAGGACTTCCAAGTAGATGAGTCCGTGGCTGAAGTTTCCAAGGGAAAGTTCGCCTGGTATGAGAATTTCACTCTCATGATGAAGGCTGAGACAAGAGGTATTGAAATTGTCCccgaagaagagaagacTAGAACTTCCCTGTGGGAGGCCGCCTCCATGTGGTTCTCCGCCAACTTGGTTATCGGTACGTTTGCCCTTGGTGCTATTTCTCAGACTGTGTTTGCTTTGGATTTTTGGTCTTCAGTGCTATGCATTATCTTCTTTAACATGCTGGGCGTGTTCCCCGTTGCTTTTTTCTCCGTCTTTGGAGTCAAGTTTGGTCTTAGACAGATGATTTTGACCAGATTTTTGTCTGGAGATCTGGCTATGAGACTGTTCGCTGCAATTAACTGTATCTGTTGTGTTGGATGGGGTGCCGTCAATATCATGGCTGCTGCCCAATTGTTGCACATTGTTAACAACAAAACTTTGCCTCCTTGGGCTGCATGTCTGATTTTCGTTGTGTTGACCATTCTTGTGACATTCTTCGGTTACGATGTCATTCATGCCTATGAGAAATGGTCCTGGATTCCCAACATGTTTGTGTTCATCGTTATCATTGCCAGAATGTCCATCTCTGGAAACTTTACTTTCGGTACCATGGCCGGAGGTCCAACTGTGGCAGGAAACGTCCTCAGTTTCGGAGGTGCAATTTTTGGATACGCTTCTGGTTGGGCTACTTTCGCAGCCGACTACACCGTTTACATGAGAACAGATACCCCTCCCTTAAAGATTTTTGCCTGGGTTTATTTTGGACTCTTCACTCCATTGTGTTTCACCATGATGTTGGGAACTGCATGTGCCACTGGTATTTTCTCAGACGAATCATGGGCTACTCTCTACTACGACAACGGTGTAGGTGGCTTGGTTTACGCTGTATTGGTCGAGAACTCCTTGCACGGGTTCGGTCAATTCTGCTGTGTTTTGCTGGCCTTGTCTACTGTTGCTAACAACATTCCAAACATGTACTCCATTGGTCTGTCTGCTCAGGCTGTCACCTCCAAAGCTAGACGTGTTCCCAGAATCGTTTGGACTCTTTGCGGAAACAGTGTCACTTTAGCCATCAGTATCCCTGCCTATTACCACTTCGAACGTTTCATGAGTAATTTCATGAACATTATCGGTTACAACTTGGCTATCTACGACACGGTGTGTCTTTCGGAGCATTTTATTTGGAAAAGGGGATTCTCGTCCAAGTACGACGTTATGCTTGAACAATGGCACGACAAGACTGCTGCTCCTCCAGGATATGCTGGACTCATTGGATTTGGCTGTGGTGCCGCTGGTGTCGTCCTGGGAATGAACCAGGTCTGGTACTCTGGGGCCATAGGTAGGTTGATTGGAGATTTCGGAGGAGACGTAGGATTCGAGTTGGGTGCAGGGTTTAGTTTCTTGGGCTTTAACACTGCCCGTTACTTTGAGCTGAAATACTGCGGACGTTAA
- a CDS encoding Alpha 3 subunit of the 20S proteasome, the only nonessential 20S subunit: MSRRYDSRTTIFSPEGRLYQVEYALEAISHAGTAIGVLANDGVVLAAEKKVTSKLLEQDSSAEKMYILNDNMICAVAGMTADAGILINNVRITAQGYLKTYNENIPCEMLVRHLCDIKQGYTQHGGLRPFGVSFIYAGYDERYGFQLYTSNPSGNYSGWKATSVGANNSSAQTLLKQDYKNDINLEEAKNLALKVLSKTMDSSSLTSEKIEFATITKNSNGNIVHRIWKPEQIDQLLHDSGLVEKDEDDEEN; encoded by the coding sequence ATGTCCAGAAGATACGATAGTAGAACGACGATCTTCTCTCCTGAGGGTCGtctttatcaagttgaGTATGCCCTTGAGGCCATTTCACATGCTGGAACTGCAATTGGAGTTTTGGCCAACGACGGTGTTGTTTTAGCAGCTGAGAAGAAGGTCACCAGTAAACTGCTTGAACAGGACTCTTCTGCTGAGAAAATGtatattttgaatgataatATGATCTGTGCAGTAGCAGGTATGACAGCAGATGCTGGAATTCTGATCAACAATGTCAGAATAACAGCACAAGGTTATCTAAAGACATACAATGAGAACATCCCTTGTGAAATGTTGGTGCGTCATCTGTGTGACATCAAGCAAGGTTACACGCAACATGGTGGTCTGAGACCATTCGGTGTGTCATTCATCTACGCAGGGTACGATGAAAGATATGGATTCCAACTGTATACATCCAATCCATCAGGTAATTACTCTGGTTGGAAGGCCACCAGTGTGGGAGCCAACAACTCTAGTGCCCAAACTCTTCTGAAGCAAGACTACAAGAATGATATAAACCTTGAGGAGGCAAAGAATCTCGCACTTAAGGTGTTGAGTAAAACGATGGACAGTTCGTCGCTGACTAGTGAAAAGATTGAGTTTGCTACCATTACTAAAAACTCCAACGGAAACATTGTGCACCGTATATGGAAACCAGAACAGATTGACCAGTTACTACATGATTCTGGTCTAGTTGAAaaggatgaagacgatgaagagAATTAA
- a CDS encoding Subunit of the cytosolic chaperonin Cct ring complex, with translation MSSSIQLLNPKAESLRRQQALQVNIAAAQGLQSVLASNLGPKGTLKMLVDGSGNIKITKDGKVLLSEMQIQNPTAVMIARAASAQDEITGDGTTTVCLLVGELLRQAERFISEGVHPRVLTDGFEIAKRESLNFLDSFVQKAETIDRELLLQVARTSLSTKVNADLTDVLTPIVTDAVLQVRTNDNLDLHMIEIMSMMHETAKDTQFVNGLVLDHGARHPDMPRRVTNASVLILNVSLEYEKTEVNSGFYYSSAEQRDKLVASERRFVDEKLKKIVDLKNEVCGLDESKGFVIINQKGIDPMSLDVLAKHGILALRRAKRRNMERLQLICGGEAQNSVDDLSPDVLGYSGLVYEHTIGEEKFTFVTENKDPKSCTILIKGATNHVVAQTKDAVRDGLRAVANVIKDKSLVAGGGAFFLSASKYLTDNESKIAKGRSKVGVKAFADALLTIPKTLATNAGFDALDTLANCQDDLADGRVVGVDLNSGEPMDPTVEGIWDSYRVLRNAISSSTGIASNLLLCDELLKAGKSSLKQGPPQ, from the coding sequence ATGTCCTCGTCGATTCAACTACTAAACCCAAAGGCCGAATCTTTGAGAAGACAGCAAGCTCTGCAGGTTAATATTGCCGCAGCCCAAGGTTTGCAGAGTGTTCTTGCCTCCAACTTGGGTCCCAAAGGAACTTTAAAAATGTTGGTAGATGGAAGCGgaaacatcaaaatcacCAAAGACGGTAAAGTCTTATTATCTGAGATGCAGATTCAAAACCCTACGGCAGTCATGATTGCGCGTGCTGCCTCTGCTCAAGATGAGATTACTGGTGATGGAACTACTACTGTTTGTCTCCTGGTTGGTGAATTACTTCGTCAAGCTGAAAGATTCATCTCTGAAGGAGTTCACCCAAGAGTATTGACAgatggttttgaaattgcCAAAAGAGAATCTCTGAACTTTTTAGACAGTTTTGTACAGAAAGCTGAAACCATTGACAGGGAGTTATTGTTGCAAGTAGCAAGAACATCTCTCTCCACCAAAGTCAACGCCGATTTAACGGATGTGTTGACCCCAATAGTGACTGATGCTGTGCTACAAGTTAGGACAAACGACAACTTAGATTTGCACATGATTGAGATCATGTCTATGATGCACGAAACAGCCAAAGATACCCAGTTCGTCAACGGATTGGTGTTGGATCATGGTGCTAGACATCCTGACATGCCTAGACGAGTCACAAACGCCAGCGTTTTGATCCTCAATGTTTCGTTGGAATATGAGAAGACAGAAGTGAATTCTGGTTTTTACTACTCCTCTGCTGAACAAAGAGACAAGTTGGTGGCTTCTGAAAGAAGGTTTGTagatgaaaagttgaagaagattgtTGACTTGAAGAACGAGGTTTGTGGATTGGATGAATCGAAGGGCTTTGTTATAATAAATCAGAAAGGAATCGACCCTATGTCGTTGGATGTCCTAGCTAAACATGGTATATTGGCCCTAAGGAGAGCAAAGAGACGTAACATGGAAAGGCTTCAATTGATTTGTGGAGGTGAAGCTCAAAACTCAGTTGATGATCTGTCCCCAGATGTTTTAGGTTACTCTGGACTTGTGTACGAACACACTATCGGTGAAGAAAAATTCACCTTTGTTACTGAAAACAAAGACCCTAAATCTTGTACTATATTAATCAAGGGAGCCACTAACCATGTTGTTGCTCAAACAAAGGATGCCGTGAGAGATGGATTACGTGCAGTTGCTAATGTCATCAAGGATAAATCGCTAGTAGCTGGTGGAGGTGCTTTTTTCCTCAGCGCCTCCAAATACTTGACCGATAACGAATCAAAAATAGCCAAAGGTCGTAGCAAGGTTGGTGTCAAAGCTTTTGCAGATGCCTTGCTTACAATTCCTAAGACCTTGGCTACGAATGCTGGATTCGATGCTTTGGACACATTAGCTAATTGCCAGGATGATCTCGCTGATGGTAGAGTTGTAGGCGTGGACCTGAACTCAGGCGAGCCAATGGATCCAACTGTTGAGGGAATTTGGGATTCGTATAGGGTCTTACGAAATGctatttcttcatcaacaggTATTGCCTCAAACCTGTTGTTGTGTGACGAGTTATTGAAGGCTGGTAAATCATCATTAAAGCAAGGTCCTCCTCAGTAG
- a CDS encoding Protein required for beta-1,6 glucan biosynthesis: MSTRNLTSRSGNANSSSNSPETTPQELQNPFSQEYELRSFENDSHSDEQQQIFKEPYQNSSSSFSNNNYNMSHSNSSNGLLAPEYDRYPSVANSRIASMNSLNSKASLMHRRNNSDDSTQSSDPSSNPFLVDTDFSPFGGYPASSFPLTIDDKEEDDHIHNPDPIADAEYEKHRFINDMKSMDRKSFWGFFAILALAIGVLLLLILLPLLTYTGVTGHRHQLETYVLLTDYTYPQLSAIRTDLVDPDTPEDAKTRVSKDGDEWTLVFSDEFNIEGRTFYEGEDQYWYGADLHYDATKDLEWYDPDAAITSEGALNIRLDTYRNHNLNYRSAMLHSWNQMCFTQGIIEVSAMLPGYGDISGLWPGIWTLGNLARPGYLATTEGVWPYSYDTCDSGITANQSSADGISFLPGQKLNACTCRGQEHPNRGHGRGAPEIDIVEAAMGDISPTEKVGVVSQSVQLAPFDIWYIPDYEFVEIHNESVTLMNTYAGGPFQQAVSGVTTLNHSWYERAEDPHFQNYAFEYTYGSNGYIRWFVGDDPTFTVHANAFHPDGNIGWRPISTEPMSIIMNLGLSNNWAYIDWPSLNFPVTMKIDYVRVYQPPGAINVGCDPADHPTYDYIQQHSNAYQNVNLTSWKMAGYTFPTTNLTGGC; this comes from the coding sequence ATGTCCACTAGAAACTTAACTTCACGGTCAGGGAATGCCAACTCGTCTTCCAACTCGCCGGAAACAACACCGCAAGAGTTGCAAAATCCCTTCAGTCAAGAGTATGAACTGCGCAGTTTCGAAAACGATTCCCATTCGGACGAACAGCAgcaaatcttcaaagagcCCTACCAGAACTCGTCGTCGTCGTTTTCGAACAATAACTATAACATGTCACAttccaactcttcaaatGGATTGTTGGCCCCAGAATATGATAGATATCCATCGGTTGCAAACTCAAGAATTGCCTCGATGAACTCTTTAAACTCCAAAGCTTCGTTGATGCATAGAAGAAATAACAGCGATGACTCGACGCAATCTAGCGATCCATCATCTAACCCCTTCCTGGTTGACACGGACTTCTCTCCTTTTGGAGGCTATCCTGCTTCCTCATTTCCTCTCACGATAGACGAtaaggaagaagatgaccATATTCACAATCCAGATCCCATCGCCGATGCCGAGTATGAGAAGCACAGATTTATCAATGATATGAAAAGCATGGACAGGAAATCCTTTTGGGGTTTCTTTGCTATCTTGGCTTTGGCTATCGGTGTTctgctgttgttgattCTCCTGCCCTTGCTCACATATACTGGTGTCACAGGACACAGACATCAGTTAGAGACTTATGTTTTGTTAACAGACTACACTTATCCACAACTCTCAGCTATCAGGACCGATTTGGTAGACCCTGATACTCCAGAAGATGCGAAAACAAGAGTAAGCAAAGACGGTGACGAATGGACGTTAGTTTTCAGCGACGAGTTCAATATTGAAGGAAGAACTTTCTATGAAGGTGAGGATCAGTATTGGTATGGGGCAGATTTGCACTACGATGCCacaaaagatttggaatGGTATGATCCCGATGCTGCAATCACCTCTGAAGGTGCACTGAACATCCGTCTTGATACCTACAGAAATCACAATCTGAACTACCGCTCTGCGATGCTACACTCTTGGAACCAAATGTGCTTTACTCAGGGTATTATAGAGGTCTCGGCTATGCTTCCCGGCTACGGTGACATCTCTGGTCTATGGCCTGGTATATGGACTTTGGGAAATTTGGCAAGACCTGGTTACCTGGCAACCACTGAAGGTGTGTGGCCTTACTCTTATGATACCTGTGATTCCGGTATTACGGCGAACCAATCGTCCGCTGATGGTATTTCCTTTTTACCTGGTCAAAAACTGAACGCCTGTACTTGCAGGGGTCAGGAACATCCTAATAGGGGACATGGAAGAGGTGCTCCAGAAATTGATATTGTAGAAGCTGCAATGGGTGACATCAGTCCCACTGAGAAAGTTGGTGTCGTCTCCCAATCCGTCCAGCTTGCTCCCTTCGACATTTGGTATATACCTGATTACGAGTTTGTGGAGATTCACAACGAAAGTGTTACCCTAATGAATACGTATGCTGGAGGTCCTTTCCAACAAGCCGTTTCTGGTGTGACCACACTGAATCATTCATGGTACGAGAGGGCAGAAGATCCTCATTTCCAGAATTACGCGTTTGAGTATACGTATGGAAGTAATGGATACATCCGATGGTTTGTCGGTGATGATCCTACTTTTACAGTCCATGCCAATGCATTCCATCCTGATGGTAACATTGGTTGGAGACCAATATCCACAGAACCCATGTCTATTATTATGAACCTGGGATTATCTAATAACTGGGCTTATATTGACTGGCCGTCGCTCAACTTTCCGGTTACCATGAAAATTGACTATGTGCGAGTGTACCAGCCACCAGGTGCCATTAACGTAGGATGCGATCCAGCAGATCACCCAACGTACGACTACATCCAACAACACAGTAACGCGTATCAAAACGTCAACCTTacaagttggaagatggCAGGCTACACTTTCCCTACTACGAATCTGACTGGCGGCTGTTAG